A window of the Mytilus trossulus isolate FHL-02 unplaced genomic scaffold, PNRI_Mtr1.1.1.hap1 h1tg000050l__unscaffolded, whole genome shotgun sequence genome harbors these coding sequences:
- the LOC134699376 gene encoding piggyBac transposable element-derived protein 4-like, which produces MADSSDSEQFSDGESDGDFKVLSGSSESEDEMNDVPMNANPWFRVRPPEIDYLHDQRFVENSGPQNVPAADAKPIDYFLLFLTLDFLRHIVRETNRYAQDFITSQQRIRRFSRLHSWFKVGAVTLDEMKGFISVILNMGLIRKPSITEYWNTKFKSQDTVWFRNMFSRNRFQSILKFFHIVDNNTIPNRNDDNYSPTSKFQCFVDLFNRQSKHHYIPKQNLSIDESLIASKGRSSIIQYIPSKAAKFGVKLWVLAEAVHSVSGYICQISVYKGKQYDPTPQGMLQGAYVVNKLLDAAGLFNKAYHLITDSFFSSINLAKELLAKGTLFTGTLGANRQMPNTIKNPILQEKESIYIRQGRILLCAYKERNGRKPVRIISSFSKAAQENDKPALICSYNKFMGGVDLADMMTESYNDGRKTLKVWKKVVFNLMHRMVINAYIIYKENTSDNPKLSRLYPSHKD; this is translated from the exons ATGGCCGACTCCAGTGATTCAGAGCAGTTTTCAGACGGGGAGAGTGATGgtgattttaaagttttaagcggTAGCTCAGAATCTGAAGATGAGATGAATGATGTTCCAATGAATGCCAATCCTTGGTTTCGAGTCAGACCTCCGGAGATTGACTATTTACACGACCAAAGATTTGTAGAGAACAGTGGCCCTCAGAATGTCCCTGCTGCCGACGCTAAACCTATCGACTACTTCTTGCTGTTTCTGACACTTGATTTTCTACGACACATTGTCAGAGAGACAAACag GTATGCACAGGACTTCATCACTAGTCAGCAGAGGATAAGAAGATTTTCGCGTCTTCATTCCTGGTTTAAAGTTGGTGCTGTAACTTTAGATGAGATGAAAGGATTTATATCAGTAATACTTAACATGGGCCTCATACGTAAACCATCCATTACAGAATATTGGAACACCAAATTTAAAAGTCAGGATACTGTTTGGTTTCGTAACATGTTTTCTAGAAATCGATTTcagagcattttgaaattttttcatATCGTAGATAATAATACAATACCGAATCGGAACGACGATAATTATTCACCTACATCAAAATTTCAGTGCTTTGTTGATCTTTTTAATCGACAGTCGAAACACCATTACATTCCAAAACAGAACCTAAGTATTGACGAAAGCTTAATCGCATCTAAAGGCCGGTCatcaataatacaatatattcCTTCAAAAGCGGCGAAATTTGGAGTCAAACTTTGGGTATTAGCCGAGGCCGTCCATTCGGTCAGTGGCTATATTTGTCAAATCAGTGTTTACAAAGGCAAACAATATGACCCAACACCACAAGGAATGTTACAGGGTGCTTACGTAGTCAACAAACTGTTAGATGCCGCAGGATTGTTTAACAAAGCTTATCATTTAATTACTGACAGTTTTTTCTCCTCAATTAATCTGGCTAAAGAGCTTTTAGCAAAAGGAACATTGTTCACTGGAACATTAGGCGCTAATCGGCAAATGCCAAACACAATCAAGAATCCTATTTTGCAGGAAAAGGAGAGCATTTATATTAGACAAGGAAGAATTCTGTTATGTGCATATAAAGAAAGGAATGGTCGAAAACCAGTTAGAATCATATCCTCTTTTTCTAAAGCAGCACAAGAAAATGATAAACCGGCTTTGATTTGCTCGTATAATAAATTTATGGGAGGCGTAGATTTGGCTGACATGATGACAGAGAGTTACAATGATGGACGAAAAACGTTGAAGGTTTGGAAAAAGGTTGTTTTTAATCTTATGCACCGTATGGTAATAAATGCatacattatttataaagaaaacactTCCGATAATCCGAAATTGTCGAGACTATATCCTTCACACAAAGACTGA
- the LOC134699386 gene encoding uncharacterized protein LOC134699386, with translation MDYNITIPEYSQDLSKHMYRLQQSGLFCDAWLVCKDGVVFVHKLVLVACGSAYLLQQLSTDTSSNTQCQVFLKDYSLKTVYDLVQALYTGSFTLNHERAFDLLNLCTFLDVSIFTTSVQGVVNSDANLKQQREERQKSNNRNSIFYDVEIAQDSFSAPLKIPMKLLEDNVILERIEDSTINIKGQSSQPCRAISKRTWTSTLNSDCVDNNKRKTNVDLSNTMTTDSNNTQVQSSQSSGAISMRTLTSILNSNCVDNNKRKNNVDLSNTMTTDSNNTQVQSSQSSLAISMRTLTSILNSNCVDNNKRKTNVDLSKSDSGIPKKLARVSEQSKNDVQTRSEICSQKIKVEKEKPKIVKHTEDKDSPDSTIQSNHTFEVKDKKRVSKKTERLSAISGLIYEADENSSEETITDIDGNSSEATITDIDENSSDGSIIELQLDKSISKGSSEKSKPLPGDNVDSEKSKTLPTTRDSSEKSKTLPTTRDSSEKSKTLSTSMGSSEKQKPLTKSKSISEKSKTLPTCTSKGSLEKSKNLSTSVDSSEISKALTNSMSSSKHSKTLPTNKGQGILVKTERQGWKCQLCQKVSKDFVENEDGQHICTGCDSLFSGEDNQTDGGANQIDGEDNQTDGGANQTEGEDNPTEGEDNPTEGEDNPTEGEDNQTDDQENMGKVSEIKKEKKELHSGKVMQYDYQSLVDAYYAVKEGGMSIQAACKHFCVTKLALQRRVSGKISIDINPHDTLITEGIHRKRNKKYRSYSTSAMATAYKAVVEDKVSMRSASKLHGVPFTTLMDRVNGRIDPDCTTSGNGPFFPIDKESRLVTHLIEMGELGYGYYRQDVVDIAMDYAIALDLKTKKDKPLTLTWYSGMIKRWPDFKIVKLKALEVVKANNANKETISKYFNQLEKALLKYNLIDKPHLIYNVDEKSVAISGKGEIVTILGCGNAAGSALPPFFILPVQKVNEQLLEGSSPGSVVTFSKTGESNSDIFMDFLRNHFMKIVPDNELVLLLLDGHASHIPVSTFEWARNHNIILQLIPALTSHFLQPLDVGCYGLLKDIYNSLCHKTIRTKNCALDHNDVCPMVCKAYKDALSTSNLQSAFRKTGIYPFTKDVMELPLEPSEALCLTDSESIEESQVENVIDLHLLNEDNSLSEAEIVNERNHVTDI, from the exons ATGGATTATAATATCACCATTCCTGAATACTCCCAAGATCTGTCAAAACACATGTACCGGTTACAGCAGTCTGGTCTGTTTTGTGATGCATGGCTAGTGTGTAAAGATGGGGTAGTCTTTGTTCATAAACTGGTACTGGTGGCATGTGGCAGTGCTTACCTTCTGCAGCAGCTCTCAACAGATACCAGTTCTAATACACAATGTCAAGTTTTCTTGAAAGATTACTCGTTGAAAACTGTTTATGATTTAGTACAAGCTCTGTATACAGGAAGTTTTACCTTAAATCATGAGCGGgcatttgatttattgaatCTTTGCACCTTTTTGGATGTGAGTATATTTACAACTTCTGTTCAAGGCGTTGTGAACAGTGATGCCAATCTGAAACAGCAACGTGAGGAGAGACAAAAAAGCAACAACAGGAATAGTATATTTTATGACGTAGAAATTGCCCAAGACTCTTTCTCTGCTCCTCTAAAGATACCTATGAAGCTTCTGGAAGATAACGTTATTTTGGAAAGAATAGAGGACAGTACTATCAATATTAAAGGTCAAAGTTCTCAACCTTGTAGAGCAATTTCAAAGAGGACTTGGACATCCACTTTGAATTCAGATTGTGTAGACAATAACAAGAGAAAAACCAATGTAGATTTATCTAATACCATGACTACTGACAGCAACAATACTCAAGTTCAAAGTTCTCAATCTAGTGGAGCAATTTCAATGAGGACGTTGACATCcattttgaattcaaattgTGTAGACAATAATAAGAGAAAAAACAATGTAGATTTATCAAATACCATGACTACTGACAGCAACAATACTCAAGTTCAAAGTTCTCAATCTAGTTTAGCAATTTCAATGAGGACGTTGACATCcattttgaattcaaattgTGTAGACAATAATAAGAGAAAAACCAATGTAGATTTATCTAAATCTGACAGTGGCATTCCTAAAAAACTGGCAAGAGTTTCAGAACAATCAAAGAATGATGTTCAAACAAGGTCAGAAATTTGTTCACAAAAGATAAaagtagaaaaagaaaaacccaAGATTGTTAAACACACAGAAGATAAAGATAGCCCAGATAGTACCATACAGAGTAATCATACATTTGAAGTAAAAGATAAGAAAAGGGTGTCGAAAAAAACTGAAAGACTGTCAGCAATTTCTGGCCTGATATATGAGGCAGATGAAAATAGTAGCGAAGAAACCATTACTGATATAGATGGAAATAGTAGCGAAGCAACAATTACTGATATAGATGAAAATAGTAGCGATGGCTCTATTATTGAGTTACAATTAGATAAATCAATAAGTAAAGGTAGTTCAGAAAAGTCAAAACCTTTACCAGGAGACAATGTTGATtcagaaaaatcaaaaactttacCAACAACAAGGGATAGTtcagaaaaatcaaaaactttacCAACAACAAGGGATAGTTCAGAAAAGTCAAAAACTTTATCAACCAGCATGGGAAgttcagaaaaacaaaaacctttaacaaaaagcaaaagtatttcagaaaaatcaaaaacattacCAACATGTACAAGTAAAGGAAGTTTAGAAAAATCGAAAAATTTATCAACAAGCGTGGATAGTTCAGAAATATCGAAAGCTTTAACAAATAGCATGAGTAgttcaaaacattcaaaaactTTACCAACAAACAAAGGCCAGGGTATTTTAGTTAAAACTGAAAGACAAGGGTGGAAATGTCAACTTTGTCAGAAAGTTTCAAAAGATTTTGTTGAAAATGAAGATGGGCAGCACATATGTACAGGTTGTGATAGTCTTTTTTCTGGTGAAGATAATCAAACAGATGGTGGAGCTAATCAGATAGATGGGGAAGACAATCAGACAGATGGTGGAGCTAATCAGACAGAAGGGGAAGACAATCCAACAGAAGGGGAAGACAATCCAACAGAAGGGGAAGACAATCCAACAGAAGGGGAAGACAATCAGACAGATGACCAAGAAAATATGGGAAAAgtatcagaaataaaaaaagagaaaaag gaattacATAGTGGAAAGGTTATGCAGTATGATTATCAATCATTAGTGGACGCTTATTATGCAGTGAAGGAGGGAGGAATGTCCATTCAGGCAGCCTGcaaacatttttgtgttaccAAGTTAGCACTCCAACGAAGAGTAAGCGGGAAAATAAGTATAGAT atcaATCCACATGATACTCTAATTACTGAAGGTATACATCGTAAGCGTAATAAAAAATATCGATCTTATAGTACGTCAGCAATGGCAACAGCTTATAAAGCTGTAGTAGAGGACAAGGTTTCTATGCGTTCAGCATCAAAGTTACATGGTGTACCATTCACGACTCTTATGGATAGGGTGAATGGTAGAATAGACCCTGATTGTACTACAAGTGGCAACGGACCTTTCTTTCCCATAGATAAAGAAAGCAGGTTGGTGACTCACTTGATAGAAATGGGTGAACTTGGGTATGGATATTATCGTCAGGATGTGGTGGACATAGCTATGGACTATGCAATTGCACTTGATCTGAAAACCAAGAAGGATAAACCCTTGACTCTGACCTGGTACTCAGGGATGATTAAACGATGGCcagattttaaaattgtaaaattaaaggCTTTAGAAGTTGTTAAAGCAAATAATGCCAACAAAGAGACCATTTCTAAGTACTTTAATCAACTTGAAAAAGCTTTACTTAAATACAATCTCATAGACAAACCTCATTTAATTTACAATGTTGATGAGAAAAGTGTTGCCATTTCAGGAAAAGGTGAAATAGTCACAATTTTGGGTTGTGGAAATGCAGCTGGTAGTGCGTTGCCTCCTTTCTTTATCTTACCTGTACAGAAAGTGAATGAACAGCTGCTGGAGGGGTCTTCACCAGGATCTGTTGTCACATTCTCTAAAACTGGAGAGTCTAATTCAGACATTTTTATGGATTTTCTCCGCAATCATTTCATGAAGATAGTCCCAGATAATGAACTTGTGTTGTTGTTGTTAGATGGACACGCATCTCATATCCCTGTAAGCACATTTGAATGGGCAAGGAATCATAATATTATACTCCAGTTAATACCAGCACTCACCAGCCATTTTTTACAACCACTAGATGTAGGTTGTTATGGCCTTCTTAAAGATATTTACAACAGTCTGTGTCATAAAACTATCAGAACGAAAAACTGTGCACTAGATCATAATGATGTTTGTCCCATGGTATGCAAAGCTTACAAAGATGCATTATCAACTAGTAATTTGCAGTCGGCTTTTAGAAAAACAGGAATATATCCATTCACCAAAGATGTCATGGAGTTGCCACTAGAACCATCTGAAGCATTATGCCTCACTGACTCTGAAAGCATTGAAGAAAGCCAGGTTGAGAATGTTATTGACTTACATTTACTAAATGAAGACAATAGCTTATCAGAAGCAGAAATTGTAAATGAGAGAAATCATGTTACTGATATCTAA